A genomic stretch from Edaphobacter aggregans includes:
- a CDS encoding PadR family transcriptional regulator, with protein sequence MAKQAQQRVGLLQGTLDMLILKTLLYGPAHGHQIGKHIQRTTNEFLQMQHGSLYPALHRLEERGWVFSKWETAPDRNREFKYYRLTDKGRKQLLVEESQWKQMAEAVGRVMWPVAEEG encoded by the coding sequence ATGGCAAAGCAAGCACAGCAACGGGTCGGGCTCCTCCAGGGGACGCTCGACATGCTCATCTTGAAAACCCTTCTCTATGGGCCTGCTCACGGTCACCAGATCGGGAAGCATATTCAGAGGACCACGAATGAATTCCTACAGATGCAGCATGGCTCGCTCTATCCCGCGCTGCATCGCCTGGAAGAACGAGGATGGGTCTTCTCCAAGTGGGAGACTGCACCGGACCGAAATCGAGAATTTAAATATTACCGCTTGACTGATAAAGGCAGGAAGCAGCTCCTGGTTGAAGAATCGCAGTGGAAGCAGATGGCCGAAGCTGTAGGGCGCGTGATGTGGCCCGTCGCCGAGGAGGGCTGA
- a CDS encoding FtsX-like permease family protein has protein sequence MDRANEAVISQSFASQYFPGEDPLDKHLRVRGHDAVIVGIVGDTRYAIGETPRPVQYFPLDAGVETVGTVVIRSSHDLEQFALPVQRIVSEMDPDLPVSDILTMNQLLGKSTLNQSFNTTLLAAFATLSLVLAAVGLFGVMSYIAAQRTNEIGIRIALGAKREQVMRKMLLDGMRPAVFGLVVGLAASLEAVRLMRDLLYEIKPLDPAVFAAVAAMLLAVAVFACIVPAWRASRLDPIQALRTE, from the coding sequence TTGGATCGTGCCAACGAAGCTGTTATTAGCCAATCCTTCGCCAGCCAATATTTCCCCGGCGAAGATCCGCTGGACAAGCACCTCCGTGTACGCGGGCACGATGCCGTCATTGTTGGGATTGTGGGCGATACTCGCTACGCAATCGGCGAAACGCCGCGACCGGTGCAATATTTCCCGCTCGATGCCGGCGTCGAGACCGTCGGCACGGTTGTGATTCGCTCCAGCCACGACCTGGAGCAGTTCGCTCTTCCGGTACAACGCATCGTCTCGGAGATGGACCCCGATCTGCCCGTCTCCGACATCCTCACGATGAATCAGTTACTGGGCAAATCAACCCTGAACCAGAGCTTCAACACGACACTGCTCGCCGCTTTCGCAACGTTGTCGCTGGTCCTTGCCGCGGTGGGCCTGTTCGGCGTGATGTCGTACATCGCTGCGCAGCGGACAAACGAAATCGGCATCCGCATCGCGCTGGGCGCAAAGCGTGAACAGGTGATGCGGAAGATGTTGCTGGATGGTATGCGGCCCGCGGTCTTCGGTCTTGTCGTGGGACTCGCAGCAAGCCTGGAAGCCGTCCGGCTGATGCGCGACCTGCTCTATGAGATCAAGCCGCTCGATCCGGCGGTTTTTGCCGCAGTTGCCGCAATGCTGCTCGCAGTGGCGGTATTCGCATGTATCGTTCCCGCGTGGCGTGCATCGCGCCTCGATCCGATACAAGCATTGAGAACCGAATAG
- a CDS encoding PadR family transcriptional regulator, with amino-acid sequence MNERSQYKNRIELLQGTLDMLILQTLQWGPQHGYGIVQALRLRSGDVLQVETGSLYPALHRLERQSWVQSEWKQSESKQKARYYRITAKGKKQLASDLGRWERIVEAIGSVMYVKPEESES; translated from the coding sequence ATGAACGAAAGAAGCCAATATAAGAACCGAATCGAGCTGCTGCAGGGAACACTCGACATGCTTATTCTTCAGACCCTGCAATGGGGACCGCAGCACGGATACGGAATTGTCCAGGCCTTACGTTTGCGATCCGGAGACGTGCTTCAGGTGGAGACCGGATCACTGTATCCGGCTCTCCATCGATTGGAGCGTCAGAGCTGGGTGCAGTCTGAGTGGAAGCAGTCAGAGAGCAAGCAAAAAGCCCGATATTACCGAATCACGGCCAAGGGGAAAAAGCAGTTGGCCTCGGATCTGGGCCGATGGGAGCGGATTGTCGAAGCGATTGGGTCGGTGATGTACGTCAAGCCGGAGGAGAGTGAGTCATGA
- a CDS encoding ABC transporter permease — translation MKWFPSFGFQRRKRELQEEIDAHLQMAIADRVARGETAETARQAAAREFGNIPLVQDVTRDMWGQTWLEQLGRDVRYALRQLRKSPGFTITATAMLAVALCANSTVFSWIDGTMLRPIPGARDTGDLVSLQRGERNFSPTPPFSYLDYRDLREQNHTFAGILAYHHDWITLTGGAQPERAYIANVSANYFDVLGIKPVLGRFFLAEEETRPDAVPNVVLGYSLWKTRYAADPAIVGKSIELARHPVTVIGVAPEGVVGAMPGIREDLWVTLDPLGTDVWRMTHRSGGAVWLNVIGRLRPGVSRGHAAQDLDTVMHNIVAAFPDDHLGENRITLDPMWRSPFGANGYMAATLPILLAFAAVVLLLTCANVATLTLVRFVSRRRELAIRQSLGANRIQLVRQMMLEGVVLSIVAGAVALVLTSWTSKTFAWFFPANSNPLILNGSMDHKVTIGIAVSSLLVGMLCGALPAWRSSHAPVVEVLKAESASISGGSRNRKLLSGLVVAQIALSLPLLLCSGLLLRTLRNLAGANPGFEQDHILTATVGLNIAGYSHDEERVIRHKILDRVSALPGVKVASLTDWIPMTLGHKGEDAYPEGYVPHPHEALQVYHAEVSPRYFESLHIPILEGREFTPDDDEKAPRVLIVDQTAARRYWPGQDPLGKRLRVWGRLFTVVGVARNSTHTFVNESPEAMVYMSFFQAGYETIVQVKTEGNPVDLEPAVEHAIHEIDSRLPVFDVRSMRESTQMASSFAVIQSTLAGMFALIGLVLAVTGIYGVVAYRTQMRTHEFGIRMALGASRVDVLRLVLVQGLWLTGIGVALGLAFALGLTRVIARLLYGIGANDPITVVSVVMLLGAMSLLACYLPAHRAMRRNPVTAIREL, via the coding sequence ATGAAGTGGTTCCCGAGCTTTGGTTTTCAGCGGCGCAAGCGCGAATTGCAGGAAGAGATTGATGCTCACCTGCAGATGGCGATTGCAGATCGAGTGGCGCGGGGCGAGACGGCAGAGACGGCGCGACAAGCGGCGGCGCGGGAATTTGGAAATATTCCTCTAGTGCAAGATGTGACGCGCGACATGTGGGGCCAAACCTGGCTTGAACAACTAGGCCGGGATGTCCGTTACGCGTTACGGCAACTGCGCAAGAGCCCCGGCTTTACGATCACCGCGACGGCGATGCTGGCAGTAGCTCTCTGCGCCAACAGCACCGTATTCAGTTGGATCGACGGCACAATGTTGCGTCCGATTCCTGGCGCGCGGGACACGGGCGATCTTGTTAGCCTGCAGCGGGGGGAACGGAACTTCTCTCCAACTCCGCCCTTCTCCTATCTCGACTATCGCGATCTACGCGAGCAGAACCACACCTTCGCCGGAATACTTGCCTATCATCACGATTGGATCACGCTGACCGGCGGCGCACAGCCGGAGCGTGCCTATATTGCGAACGTGTCGGCAAACTATTTCGATGTGCTCGGCATCAAGCCGGTGCTAGGGCGTTTCTTTCTGGCTGAAGAAGAGACGCGTCCGGATGCTGTTCCCAACGTGGTCCTGGGCTATTCGCTTTGGAAGACGCGTTATGCTGCAGACCCGGCAATTGTGGGCAAGTCGATCGAACTCGCACGGCATCCTGTGACGGTGATCGGTGTGGCGCCGGAGGGGGTTGTCGGAGCAATGCCCGGGATCCGTGAAGATTTGTGGGTAACGCTCGATCCCCTCGGGACGGACGTGTGGCGGATGACGCATCGCAGTGGTGGTGCGGTCTGGCTGAACGTAATAGGAAGATTGCGGCCCGGCGTGAGCCGTGGCCACGCAGCTCAGGATCTCGACACCGTGATGCACAATATTGTCGCGGCATTTCCGGACGATCATCTGGGCGAGAACCGGATCACGCTCGATCCCATGTGGCGCTCGCCATTCGGCGCCAACGGATACATGGCGGCGACGCTGCCCATTCTGCTGGCCTTCGCCGCTGTGGTGCTGTTGTTGACCTGCGCGAACGTGGCTACGCTCACACTGGTGCGGTTTGTATCCCGGCGGCGTGAGCTTGCGATCCGGCAGTCGCTCGGGGCGAATCGCATTCAACTGGTGCGGCAGATGATGCTGGAGGGCGTGGTGCTTTCCATCGTCGCAGGAGCCGTGGCACTTGTGTTGACATCGTGGACATCTAAGACCTTCGCATGGTTCTTTCCGGCGAACTCGAATCCCCTCATACTCAACGGGAGCATGGACCATAAAGTGACAATCGGGATTGCGGTGTCGTCCCTGTTGGTCGGCATGCTGTGCGGCGCTCTTCCCGCCTGGCGTTCGTCCCACGCACCGGTCGTTGAGGTACTTAAAGCAGAGTCTGCAAGCATCTCCGGCGGCTCACGCAACCGAAAATTGCTCAGCGGGCTGGTGGTGGCGCAAATCGCGCTTTCACTTCCTCTGCTATTGTGCTCCGGGCTACTTCTGCGAACACTGCGGAATCTCGCCGGCGCGAATCCCGGATTTGAGCAGGACCACATTCTCACTGCGACCGTGGGACTGAATATCGCCGGCTACAGCCACGACGAGGAACGAGTGATCCGTCACAAGATACTTGATCGCGTGTCGGCATTGCCCGGTGTGAAGGTTGCGTCTCTTACGGACTGGATTCCGATGACCCTGGGCCACAAGGGCGAGGATGCGTATCCGGAAGGGTATGTGCCACACCCCCATGAAGCTTTGCAGGTGTACCATGCCGAGGTGTCCCCGCGGTATTTCGAATCCCTTCATATACCCATTTTGGAAGGACGCGAGTTTACACCGGATGACGATGAAAAGGCTCCGAGGGTACTCATCGTGGATCAGACTGCGGCGAGGCGCTACTGGCCGGGACAGGATCCCCTGGGAAAGAGACTCAGGGTGTGGGGCAGACTCTTCACGGTTGTCGGCGTTGCCAGGAATTCAACACATACTTTCGTGAATGAGTCACCGGAGGCTATGGTCTATATGAGCTTTTTCCAGGCGGGGTACGAGACTATCGTGCAGGTGAAAACCGAGGGGAATCCGGTCGACCTGGAGCCAGCGGTGGAGCACGCCATTCATGAAATCGATAGTCGACTACCGGTTTTCGATGTGCGTTCCATGCGGGAAAGTACCCAGATGGCGAGCAGTTTCGCCGTCATACAGAGCACCCTGGCGGGAATGTTCGCGCTGATCGGGCTGGTTCTTGCAGTAACGGGGATCTACGGAGTGGTGGCATATCGTACCCAGATGCGGACCCACGAGTTCGGAATACGAATGGCTCTAGGTGCTTCCCGTGTGGACGTGCTGAGACTCGTGCTGGTGCAGGGATTGTGGCTCACGGGCATTGGGGTGGCGCTGGGATTGGCGTTTGCGTTGGGACTGACACGTGTCATCGCCCGGCTGTTGTACGGAATCGGAGCCAACGATCCCATCACCGTAGTTTCCGTCGTCATGCTCCTGGGAGCAATGTCATTGCTAGCATGCTACCTTCCCGCACATCGAGCGATGCGCCGGAACCCCGTGACCGCAATTCGCGAATTGTAA
- a CDS encoding ParB/RepB/Spo0J family partition protein: MACCHTGHHASATKRSAPQKADSIRSQGVLSPLLVRPLSEKSFEIVAGARRFRAAQIAEVPTVPVRSVNLSDAEALEAQLIENLQRRDVHPLEEAQGFRALLNLDEPRYSVEQIPAKTGKSPAYVTTRIKLTELSVPIVDAFYAEEIGVGHALLLTKLQPDQQRPRSVISICRRIRLPPCY, encoded by the coding sequence ATCGCCTGTTGTCATACGGGTCATCACGCATCGGCAACAAAAAGATCAGCGCCACAAAAGGCCGACAGCATCCGCAGTCAGGGCGTCCTCTCTCCGCTTCTCGTGCGGCCTCTCAGCGAGAAGAGTTTCGAGATCGTCGCCGGGGCGAGACGGTTTCGCGCCGCGCAAATCGCCGAGGTTCCGACCGTTCCCGTTCGCAGCGTCAATCTCTCCGACGCCGAGGCACTCGAAGCGCAGTTGATCGAAAATCTGCAACGGAGGGACGTACATCCTCTCGAAGAAGCGCAGGGCTTTCGCGCTCTTCTCAATCTGGACGAGCCGAGATACAGCGTCGAACAGATCCCCGCAAAGACAGGCAAGAGTCCGGCCTATGTCACGACCCGCATCAAACTTACCGAACTGTCTGTGCCTATAGTCGATGCCTTCTATGCCGAGGAGATCGGCGTCGGACATGCCCTATTGCTGACGAAGCTCCAGCCCGACCAGCAGCGGCCACGAAGTGTGATTTCTATATGCCGAAGGATTCGACTGCCGCCCTGCTATTAG
- a CDS encoding IS110 family transposase yields MKKPTQHLIAEVPRRQARTELTIGIDLGDVWSHYCTLNQDGEVIDRGRFRTTAKAIEKWFKDLPPTRVAMEAGVHSIWISEQLQELGHEVIVANVRELRAISHSDRKSDQVDAEKLARYARLDPEILRPISHRTVEQQEALTLIRARELLVRLRTAAVNAVRGLTKACGYRMPASSTKCFAQRGQAAMPPGLQLALGPVLEQIAAMTLKIKQYDREIQRMTQTEYAETQPLLTIHGIGHITALTFVLTLGDKQRFGRSRDVGCYLGLRPRRSQSGERDPQLGITKAGNAYLRSLLIECANHILRPHGRDSALRQWGLHLAARGGKQAKNKAVVAVARKLAVLLHRLWITQEFYIPFHAEAA; encoded by the coding sequence ATGAAGAAGCCGACGCAGCACCTCATCGCGGAAGTTCCACGCAGGCAAGCCAGGACCGAGCTCACGATTGGTATCGACCTTGGCGATGTCTGGAGCCATTACTGCACTCTCAACCAGGACGGCGAAGTCATTGACCGAGGCCGCTTCCGAACCACAGCCAAGGCGATCGAGAAGTGGTTCAAGGATCTGCCTCCAACACGCGTAGCGATGGAGGCCGGCGTCCATTCGATCTGGATCAGCGAGCAACTGCAGGAACTCGGTCACGAAGTGATCGTAGCGAATGTGCGCGAGCTCCGGGCCATTTCTCACAGTGATCGCAAGAGCGACCAGGTCGATGCAGAGAAGCTGGCCCGGTACGCGCGTCTCGATCCAGAGATTCTTCGGCCGATCTCTCATCGCACTGTCGAACAGCAAGAGGCTCTCACCCTGATCCGTGCGCGAGAGCTTCTCGTTCGACTTCGCACCGCAGCTGTGAACGCCGTGCGCGGACTGACGAAGGCCTGCGGCTATCGTATGCCGGCCTCATCCACGAAGTGTTTTGCTCAGCGCGGCCAGGCCGCGATGCCGCCAGGACTCCAGCTGGCACTCGGTCCGGTGCTCGAACAGATCGCGGCGATGACGCTGAAGATCAAGCAGTACGACCGGGAGATCCAACGGATGACTCAGACTGAGTATGCTGAGACACAGCCTCTGCTGACCATCCACGGCATCGGTCATATCACTGCTCTCACGTTCGTCCTGACGCTAGGCGACAAGCAACGCTTCGGACGTAGTCGAGACGTGGGCTGCTATCTGGGCCTGCGGCCCAGACGAAGTCAGTCAGGCGAACGCGATCCGCAACTCGGCATCACCAAGGCAGGCAACGCTTATCTTCGAAGCCTGCTGATTGAGTGCGCCAACCACATCCTTCGACCTCATGGAAGAGACTCTGCACTGCGACAATGGGGCCTGCATCTGGCCGCCCGAGGCGGCAAGCAGGCTAAGAATAAGGCGGTGGTGGCTGTAGCACGGAAGCTGGCTGTCTTGCTCCATCGCCTCTGGATCACTCAAGAGTTCTACATCCCGTTCCACGCGGAAGCAGCCTGA
- a CDS encoding tyrosine-type recombinase/integrase, producing the protein MYGLHFAAQRLAEVRLHREDNGRVRFITYAEEAVIRGIIRQRCPTHEPELTLVLETGMRRGELYSLEWDRVDLERRQLILLKTKNGTARVVILTAAAVSAL; encoded by the coding sequence TTGTACGGCCTTCACTTCGCGGCCCAGCGCCTTGCCGAAGTACGTCTCCACCGCGAGGACAACGGCAGGGTTCGCTTTATTACCTACGCCGAAGAGGCCGTCATCCGAGGGATCATCCGCCAGAGGTGTCCGACGCATGAACCTGAGCTTACTTTGGTCCTCGAAACAGGAATGCGGCGCGGCGAGCTGTATTCACTTGAATGGGATCGAGTCGATCTGGAGCGCAGACAGCTAATCCTTCTGAAAACTAAGAATGGGACCGCGCGTGTGGTGATTCTGACCGCAGCTGCGGTTAGCGCCCTTTGA
- a CDS encoding DUF1801 domain-containing protein has translation MTVQKQIKEYITAQPEPKRSEMQELHGMILALMPDCKLWFLDGKDEKGKIVSNPNIGYGSQTSEYANGKTREFYQIGVSANTTGISVYIMGVEDKKYLAQTFGRDLGKASVTGYCIKFKTLANIKVDVLKAAIQYGIGQTNIPH, from the coding sequence ATGACGGTGCAGAAACAAATCAAGGAGTACATTACTGCTCAACCGGAGCCAAAACGCAGCGAAATGCAAGAGCTACACGGCATGATTTTGGCGTTGATGCCAGATTGTAAGTTGTGGTTCTTAGATGGGAAAGACGAGAAAGGAAAAATCGTTTCCAACCCAAACATTGGATATGGATCCCAAACTAGTGAATATGCCAATGGAAAAACCAGGGAGTTCTATCAAATCGGTGTCAGTGCTAATACAACAGGCATTTCCGTCTACATTATGGGAGTAGAGGACAAGAAGTATCTGGCCCAGACATTTGGGCGGGATCTCGGCAAAGCAAGCGTGACAGGGTATTGCATCAAATTCAAAACATTAGCAAACATAAAAGTCGACGTTCTCAAAGCAGCAATACAGTATGGGATTGGCCAGACAAACATTCCTCATTGA
- a CDS encoding alkaline phosphatase D family protein yields the protein MDRRRFLASAASLGIIGVWATRSAVVSSRVVWREDRASFPQGVASGDPDDHSVVLWTRRPFDQGERQALTVEVARDADFRSVVARARSPVLAAADWTCRALVGGLLPATTYWYRFTDDSGAGSRVGRTITAPRASAPRPVRFAFVSCNSVNEGAQNAFRRMIWEDERAPADRKLGFVLHLGDFIYEVVEYPDEVPHRYSRTVYDMGRIPDGRKVGNFHVPTNLAGYRHVYRAHIDDPDIQDARAHFPFVCIGDNHEFSWQGWQSFIEYGGKIEPAQPLRVAANQAWWEYIPSRVRKASGPGLDQFGPPEVTRAPIETLDDHGFGTEANNRTAVGSMTAYRALRYGKHVDLILTDFHSYAMRNPGERPETDVFDSSFPVVPQELMEIIDGGKEYAGGNPPATITIGDKSAPNFRKDEPAYTMLGREQKTWLKERLTRSTATWKIWGATNGTLDMRTDPQNLPAGLTKDKWPGKDFGAFGGGDFSGAFSERAEIYDTVRDHKLSGFVTISGDRHSFWAGYATPKLPPAGFDPVGLSFITGSISAPGLAEAAEYYKDFPLLPLFVRKAPDAAPEATINLTIKHGVRAALEYAASGDIAKARAVTNPDVAPHLEFVDMAGHGYAVVSAGPDAIDTEFICIVRPITRAATPDGGPLRYRVSHRARLWRPGTPPKLEQQVLEGDAKLSV from the coding sequence ATGGATCGACGGCGATTTCTGGCGAGCGCTGCTTCTCTAGGAATCATTGGCGTGTGGGCGACGCGATCGGCTGTCGTGTCGTCGCGAGTCGTATGGCGTGAGGACCGTGCGTCTTTTCCCCAAGGAGTCGCATCTGGCGATCCGGACGATCACAGCGTGGTCTTGTGGACCCGACGGCCATTCGACCAGGGCGAGCGGCAGGCACTGACGGTGGAAGTGGCGCGAGATGCGGATTTCCGCAGCGTCGTTGCCAGGGCGCGCTCGCCGGTGCTGGCAGCGGCCGACTGGACGTGCCGCGCGCTGGTCGGCGGCCTCTTGCCTGCGACGACCTATTGGTACCGCTTCACCGACGACAGTGGCGCCGGCAGTCGGGTCGGGCGCACGATCACCGCCCCGCGCGCCAGCGCCCCGCGCCCCGTCCGCTTCGCCTTCGTGTCGTGCAACAGCGTCAACGAAGGCGCGCAGAACGCCTTTCGCCGGATGATCTGGGAGGACGAGCGCGCGCCCGCAGACCGCAAGCTGGGCTTCGTGCTCCATCTGGGCGACTTTATCTACGAAGTCGTTGAATATCCCGACGAGGTGCCGCACCGCTATTCGCGCACCGTCTACGACATGGGCCGCATTCCCGACGGCCGCAAGGTGGGCAATTTCCACGTGCCGACCAACCTCGCCGGCTATCGTCATGTCTATCGCGCACATATCGACGATCCCGACATCCAGGACGCCCGCGCGCATTTTCCGTTCGTCTGCATCGGCGACAACCACGAATTCTCGTGGCAAGGCTGGCAGAGCTTCATCGAATACGGCGGCAAGATCGAGCCCGCGCAGCCCCTGCGCGTCGCCGCCAATCAGGCGTGGTGGGAATATATCCCGTCGCGCGTCCGCAAGGCCTCGGGCCCCGGGCTCGACCAGTTCGGCCCGCCGGAGGTGACGCGCGCGCCGATCGAAACATTAGACGATCATGGGTTCGGCACCGAGGCCAACAACCGCACCGCCGTCGGCAGCATGACCGCCTATCGCGCGCTGCGCTACGGCAAGCATGTCGATCTGATTCTCACCGACTTCCACAGCTATGCGATGCGGAATCCCGGGGAGCGTCCCGAAACGGACGTGTTCGACTCCAGCTTTCCGGTGGTTCCGCAGGAGTTGATGGAGATCATTGACGGGGGCAAGGAGTATGCCGGCGGCAATCCGCCCGCGACGATCACCATCGGCGACAAGAGCGCGCCCAATTTCCGCAAGGACGAGCCCGCCTACACCATGCTCGGCCGCGAGCAGAAAACGTGGCTCAAGGAGCGGCTGACGCGGTCGACCGCGACGTGGAAGATCTGGGGTGCGACCAACGGCACGCTCGACATGCGGACCGATCCGCAGAACCTGCCCGCCGGGCTAACGAAGGACAAATGGCCGGGCAAGGATTTCGGCGCCTTCGGCGGCGGCGATTTCAGCGGGGCGTTCAGCGAGCGTGCCGAAATCTATGACACCGTCCGCGACCACAAACTGTCGGGGTTCGTCACCATCTCGGGCGACCGCCACAGCTTCTGGGCCGGCTATGCCACCCCCAAATTGCCGCCAGCCGGGTTCGACCCGGTCGGGCTAAGCTTCATCACCGGTTCGATCTCCGCCCCCGGTCTCGCCGAAGCGGCCGAATACTATAAGGACTTCCCGCTGCTTCCGCTGTTCGTGCGCAAGGCGCCGGATGCCGCGCCCGAAGCGACGATCAACCTGACGATCAAGCACGGCGTGCGCGCGGCGCTCGAATATGCGGCGAGCGGCGACATCGCAAAGGCGCGGGCGGTGACCAATCCCGACGTCGCACCGCACCTGGAATTCGTTGACATGGCCGGACACGGCTATGCAGTGGTCAGTGCCGGCCCTGATGCGATCGATACCGAATTCATCTGCATCGTCCGCCCGATCACGCGCGCGGCGACCCCCGACGGTGGTCCGCTGCGTTACCGTGTATCGCATCGGGCGAGGCTGTGGCGGCCCGGTACGCCGCCGAAGCTCGAGCAGCAGGTCCTTGAAGGGGATGCAAAGCTGTCAGTTTGA
- the greB gene encoding transcription elongation factor GreB yields the protein MRKGFTRRPKAEEPAANHGKNYITPGGIERLKDERHFLLTKDRPAVVEVVAWAAGNGDRSENADYQYSKRRLRQIDGRVRFLTKQIEAAEVVDPEAPRTGQQATRAFFGATVRYANAAGAERVVSIVGTDEVNVDRNHISWASPLGRALMRSAKDDEVFLHAPGGTETLTVLEVRYERISVEPFHVPSGRGVSTKGLDR from the coding sequence ATGAGAAAAGGGTTTACGAGAAGACCGAAAGCAGAGGAGCCCGCGGCGAACCACGGAAAGAACTACATTACTCCAGGCGGGATCGAACGCCTGAAAGATGAGCGCCATTTTTTGCTCACCAAGGATCGCCCGGCCGTGGTGGAGGTGGTGGCGTGGGCTGCGGGTAATGGCGATCGCAGTGAAAACGCCGATTATCAATACAGCAAGCGACGACTGCGGCAGATCGATGGACGGGTTCGCTTCCTGACAAAGCAAATCGAAGCCGCGGAGGTGGTAGATCCGGAAGCTCCGAGAACGGGGCAGCAGGCGACAAGGGCGTTCTTTGGAGCTACCGTGCGCTATGCGAATGCCGCGGGAGCGGAGCGAGTGGTGAGTATCGTCGGCACAGATGAAGTCAATGTCGACCGCAACCACATCAGTTGGGCCTCACCACTGGGGCGCGCATTAATGAGATCGGCAAAAGACGATGAAGTGTTTCTTCATGCGCCGGGCGGCACTGAAACCCTGACCGTGCTGGAAGTGCGGTACGAGCGCATCTCCGTAGAACCGTTCCACGTACCATCTGGCCGCGGAGTCTCGACAAAGGGACTTGATCGCTGA